The following coding sequences lie in one Deltaproteobacteria bacterium genomic window:
- the gspD gene encoding type II secretion system secretin GspD, translating into MAALAFAWPRTGVAAPPAVAAIDEAPALAPSLAPSLAPSMGPADGMPAGFDRCEKHVGNERFRITLPKEAELTDLVHWMSSVSCQKFIWEPKVRGGKATILAPEPVTMQEAFAAFHAALQTMGLTVEGAGDFYKIVESADAANHALPLYGTDTQAPATDRYVTQLYRVKAAAPEQLRSLLDSLKTKPGRVDVVGELLLVTDTGTNLARMLRLLEEVDRAAAPTERIYFHQLRHADPEAIATVVRDVFGVPTGGTAATTGKPSTAATPRGSSKAPAAAAASEPVAGAEQAATASRVLVDQHTQALVIVARPADYVTIARLIERLDVPLSGGAARFHLVPLSNADPAEVADVLTALASAAASAGKDKPAGKGGAAASAGSVPSFGADIRVTADPATRSLVIYATAADFLTLEPIIRGLDVERRQVYIEVYLLELTVERLVSAGAGAHFGSTTSVSSGSASGDAVAFAASAPSSTHNSVLLDPSVLSGLAAGIIGPAIPGSSALFGTDVPAFGVVIQALQTDNDVNVVAEPHIYTADNREALIEVGDQKPVPGNIAYTPGTTSTGASQFVPGTQIQQRDIKLSLKVTPHVNDGKSLSLDVELDNENFVEATGLGVSTTKRKLKLEQVLAHDGQPLVLGGLMKEVERDNTSGVPGLSKIPLLGWAFKSRKKQKEKVNLLMIMVPHVLDGPDDMRRIHKRRMEERLDFLERYSAFKRKDLDTAINYNRKSGLLSAVNAEAQRMHEELSQRELAERELQRTDVSGEIGLVPGTEP; encoded by the coding sequence GTGGCAGCGCTCGCATTCGCGTGGCCGCGCACCGGCGTCGCCGCACCCCCGGCGGTGGCTGCCATCGATGAGGCGCCCGCGCTCGCGCCCTCGCTCGCGCCCTCGCTCGCGCCCTCGATGGGGCCCGCCGACGGGATGCCGGCCGGCTTCGACCGCTGCGAGAAGCACGTCGGCAACGAACGCTTCCGCATCACGCTGCCGAAGGAGGCCGAGCTCACCGACCTCGTGCACTGGATGAGCAGCGTGAGCTGTCAGAAGTTCATCTGGGAGCCCAAGGTCCGTGGCGGCAAGGCCACCATCCTCGCGCCCGAGCCGGTCACGATGCAGGAGGCGTTCGCGGCCTTCCACGCCGCGCTGCAGACCATGGGGCTCACGGTCGAGGGCGCGGGCGACTTCTACAAGATCGTCGAGAGTGCCGACGCCGCCAACCACGCGCTGCCGCTGTACGGCACCGACACGCAGGCACCCGCGACCGACCGCTACGTCACCCAGCTCTACCGCGTGAAGGCGGCCGCGCCCGAGCAGCTGCGGAGCCTGCTCGACAGCCTCAAGACCAAGCCCGGGCGCGTCGACGTGGTCGGCGAGCTCCTGCTCGTCACCGACACCGGCACCAATCTCGCGCGGATGTTGCGGCTGCTCGAGGAGGTCGATCGCGCCGCTGCGCCGACCGAGCGCATCTACTTCCACCAGCTGCGTCATGCCGATCCCGAGGCGATCGCAACGGTCGTGCGGGACGTGTTCGGCGTGCCGACCGGTGGCACCGCCGCGACCACCGGCAAGCCCAGCACCGCCGCCACGCCGCGAGGCAGCAGCAAGGCCCCGGCGGCGGCCGCCGCCAGCGAGCCGGTCGCGGGCGCCGAGCAGGCCGCCACCGCTTCGCGCGTGCTGGTGGACCAGCACACGCAGGCGCTGGTCATCGTCGCGCGACCGGCCGACTACGTGACCATCGCGAGGTTGATCGAGCGACTCGACGTGCCGCTCTCCGGCGGCGCCGCCCGCTTCCACCTGGTGCCGCTGTCCAACGCCGATCCCGCCGAGGTCGCCGACGTGCTCACGGCGTTGGCGTCGGCGGCCGCGAGCGCGGGCAAGGACAAGCCGGCCGGCAAGGGCGGCGCGGCTGCGAGCGCCGGCAGCGTGCCGAGCTTCGGCGCCGACATCCGCGTGACCGCCGATCCGGCAACGCGATCGCTGGTGATCTATGCGACCGCGGCCGATTTCCTCACGCTCGAGCCGATCATCCGCGGCCTCGATGTCGAGCGCCGGCAGGTGTACATCGAGGTCTACCTGCTCGAGCTGACGGTCGAGCGTCTGGTCAGCGCTGGCGCAGGCGCGCACTTCGGCAGCACGACCAGCGTCAGCAGCGGCAGCGCCAGTGGCGATGCGGTCGCGTTCGCGGCCTCGGCTCCGAGCTCCACGCACAACTCGGTGCTGCTCGATCCGTCGGTGCTCTCGGGGCTCGCCGCGGGCATCATCGGGCCCGCGATCCCCGGTAGCTCGGCGCTGTTCGGCACCGACGTGCCCGCCTTTGGCGTGGTCATCCAGGCCCTGCAGACCGACAACGACGTCAACGTCGTGGCCGAACCGCACATCTACACCGCCGACAACCGCGAGGCCTTGATCGAGGTCGGCGATCAGAAGCCGGTGCCCGGCAACATCGCGTACACCCCCGGCACGACCAGCACCGGCGCCAGTCAGTTCGTGCCCGGCACGCAGATCCAACAGCGCGACATCAAGCTCAGCCTCAAGGTCACGCCCCACGTCAACGACGGCAAGAGCCTCTCGCTCGACGTCGAGCTCGACAACGAGAACTTCGTCGAAGCCACCGGCCTCGGCGTCAGCACCACCAAGCGCAAGCTCAAGCTCGAGCAGGTGCTCGCACACGACGGCCAGCCGCTGGTGCTCGGCGGCCTGATGAAGGAGGTCGAGCGCGACAACACCTCGGGCGTGCCGGGGTTGTCGAAGATCCCGCTGCTCGGGTGGGCCTTCAAGTCGCGCAAGAAGCAGAAGGAGAAGGTCAACCTGCTCATGATCATGGTGCCGCACGTGCTCGATGGCCCCGACGACATGCGGCGCATCCACAAGCGCCGCATGGAGGAGCGGCTCGATTTCCTCGAGCGCTACAGCGCGTTCAAGCGCAAGGACCTCGACACCGCGATCAACTACAACCGCAAGTCGGGCCTGCTGTCGGCGGTCAACGCCGAGGCGCAGCGCATGCACGAAGAGCTGTCCCAGCGTGAGCTGGCCGAGCGCGAGCTGCAGCGCACCGATGTCAGCGGCGAGATCGGGCTGGTGCCCGGCACCGAGCCGTGA
- a CDS encoding DUF4139 domain-containing protein encodes MRRSLQLLSPLSRTPALWLSLLALAPAIGCAHGRSAYPTAETDLALHRVVLYRNGIGYFERHGEVDGDALAIKVRRDQVDDLLKSLTVIDRSTGKAMSVSMPLDPESWANAALSQLGPGRGSLAEVLDGLRGTEVVVRTHDGTIRGRIVMVETIQDEPDPYARPTRGGGGEQVHQRDHRLTLLQGNDMHTVRLSKVHGVTLKDGDLALQLNRRLDASAGEGMFQQVEIVIRLAGKKAHDLAVSYVVAAPMWKPTYRVVLPKEGNGDALLQGWAVVDNTSGEDWNDVSLGLTSGEPIAFQYDLHTPRTIQRADLTEAGVSRRAIVAVGETTYSDAPEEVMPAPPPASAPATAAADEYQYEDDVMAGESGGGGDARASSVRSKAKMEPRAYDKDAARDRSETEYKKNVEQAIDYDALRRSTMASARSKQISGLTSFDLRERVTVPNGNSTMVAILNQSVGAEQTFLYRPGGAGVGYEANPYRVVRFRNSTPFVLEPGPISIYSGDSFVGEGLSESVGAGMSATLPFAVEPGIMVTSTASYSGDEMQLLRIVRGVLEVESFARTTTKWTVKAPKSMGTFSVLVRHGKAGWNYELVDPPKGTEALPDAYLVPVPVTTAGQEGEVTLVEQTPSVTTLSIWDVRAVSLLEGLVAKATLTAALRKQLEPIVKLRQEIGRIDTEIDGLKRQQVELDQRANETRENLEAIKKDPAAGSLRSKLNARLDAFTKDGDRIGRKVVELNSQRLEKKIALEDLLQGLEFEAPKASSK; translated from the coding sequence ATGCGTCGATCCCTGCAGCTGCTCTCTCCACTCTCGCGTACCCCTGCGCTCTGGCTTTCGTTGCTCGCGCTCGCGCCCGCCATCGGTTGTGCCCACGGCCGCAGCGCGTACCCCACCGCCGAGACCGATCTCGCGCTCCACCGCGTCGTGCTCTACCGCAACGGCATCGGCTACTTCGAGCGTCACGGCGAAGTCGATGGTGATGCGCTCGCGATCAAAGTCCGTCGCGATCAGGTCGACGATCTGCTCAAGAGCCTGACCGTCATCGATCGCAGCACCGGCAAGGCCATGAGCGTGTCGATGCCGCTCGACCCCGAGAGCTGGGCCAACGCGGCGCTGAGCCAGCTGGGCCCCGGTCGCGGCAGCCTCGCCGAGGTGCTCGATGGTTTGCGGGGCACCGAGGTGGTGGTGCGCACCCACGACGGCACCATCCGCGGTCGCATCGTGATGGTCGAGACCATCCAGGACGAGCCCGACCCGTACGCGCGGCCGACGCGAGGCGGCGGCGGCGAGCAGGTCCACCAGCGCGACCATCGACTCACGCTGCTGCAGGGCAACGACATGCACACCGTGCGGCTCTCGAAGGTCCACGGCGTCACCCTCAAGGACGGCGACCTCGCGCTGCAGCTCAACCGCCGACTCGACGCGAGCGCTGGCGAGGGCATGTTCCAACAGGTCGAGATCGTGATCCGGTTGGCCGGCAAGAAGGCCCACGATCTCGCCGTCAGCTATGTGGTCGCGGCGCCGATGTGGAAGCCGACCTACCGCGTGGTGTTGCCCAAGGAGGGCAACGGCGACGCACTGCTGCAGGGCTGGGCGGTGGTCGACAACACCAGCGGCGAGGACTGGAACGACGTCTCGCTCGGTCTCACCTCCGGCGAGCCGATCGCGTTCCAGTACGACCTGCACACCCCGCGCACGATCCAGCGCGCCGATCTCACCGAGGCCGGCGTCTCGCGGCGCGCCATCGTGGCGGTCGGCGAGACCACCTACTCCGACGCCCCCGAGGAGGTCATGCCCGCGCCACCGCCGGCCAGTGCGCCCGCCACCGCAGCCGCCGACGAGTACCAGTACGAGGATGACGTGATGGCGGGCGAATCCGGCGGTGGTGGTGACGCCCGGGCATCCTCGGTGCGATCGAAGGCGAAGATGGAGCCGCGAGCGTATGACAAGGATGCCGCTCGTGATCGCAGCGAGACCGAGTACAAGAAGAACGTCGAGCAGGCGATCGACTACGACGCGTTGCGTCGCAGCACCATGGCGAGCGCGCGGAGCAAGCAGATCAGCGGTCTGACGAGCTTCGACCTGCGCGAGCGCGTGACGGTGCCCAACGGCAACTCGACGATGGTCGCGATCCTCAACCAATCGGTCGGTGCCGAGCAGACCTTCTTGTACCGCCCCGGCGGTGCTGGGGTCGGCTACGAGGCGAATCCCTACCGCGTGGTTCGCTTCCGCAACAGCACACCGTTCGTGCTCGAGCCGGGTCCGATCAGCATCTACTCCGGCGACAGCTTCGTCGGCGAGGGACTCTCCGAGTCGGTCGGCGCGGGCATGAGCGCGACGCTGCCGTTCGCGGTCGAGCCCGGCATCATGGTCACCTCGACCGCGAGCTACTCCGGCGACGAGATGCAGCTGCTGCGGATCGTCCGCGGCGTGCTCGAGGTGGAGAGCTTCGCGCGCACCACCACCAAGTGGACCGTCAAGGCGCCGAAGTCCATGGGCACGTTCTCGGTGCTCGTGCGCCACGGCAAGGCCGGCTGGAACTACGAGCTGGTCGATCCGCCCAAGGGCACCGAGGCGCTGCCCGACGCCTATCTCGTGCCGGTACCGGTCACGACCGCCGGCCAAGAGGGCGAGGTCACGTTGGTCGAGCAGACCCCCTCGGTGACGACGCTATCGATCTGGGACGTGCGTGCCGTGTCGTTGCTCGAGGGGCTGGTCGCCAAGGCCACGCTCACGGCAGCGCTGCGCAAGCAGCTCGAGCCCATCGTCAAGCTGCGCCAAGAGATCGGCCGCATCGACACCGAGATCGACGGTCTCAAGCGTCAGCAGGTCGAGCTCGATCAGCGCGCCAACGAGACCCGCGAGAACCTCGAGGCCATCAAGAAGGACCCCGCCGCCGGGTCGCTGCGCAGCAAGCTCAACGCGCGGCTCGACGCCTTCACCAAGGACGGCGATCGCATCGGCCGCAAGGTCGTCGAGCTCAACAGCCAGCGGCTCGAGAAGAAGATCGCGCTCGAGGACCTGCTGCAGGGGCTCGAGTTCGAGGCGCCCAAGGCCTCCTCGAAGTAG
- a CDS encoding serine hydrolase codes for MDPHARLFESLEAAVREGTFPGCVAIVSRGDAVVYHEAHGTLGEHPSFVAAGEPVVRDSVYDLASLTKVLASTTLVAMAVAQGRMSIDEPVPSPWSRACPGATLGDLLEHCAGLVAHREYFLEVEPFDAEAVLEHVCRTPRDGPPRQRAIYSDLGFMIVGAWLERVYDDRLDAVFADRIAYPLGIDHTPLPGLGFRRLFAESGLPAALERRIAPTEVYDAELHGDAPPSHLRVRSGRPLAHGAVHDDNAWVMGGVAGHAGLFGDAWSVHELCRAWLHANLPGLDLATRDRFWRRSTVAGSTRALGFDGPSPDGSGSTGDALTSDAVGHTGYTGTSVWIDPSAPGGARIFVLLSNRVHPVRTNDAIKAFRQRFHREAMAI; via the coding sequence ATGGACCCGCATGCACGGCTGTTCGAGAGCTTGGAAGCCGCGGTCCGCGAGGGCACGTTCCCCGGCTGCGTCGCGATCGTGAGCCGCGGCGACGCGGTGGTCTACCACGAAGCGCACGGCACGCTGGGCGAACACCCCAGCTTCGTCGCCGCCGGTGAGCCAGTGGTCCGCGACAGCGTCTACGACCTCGCGTCGCTGACCAAGGTGCTCGCGAGCACGACCTTGGTCGCGATGGCGGTCGCGCAAGGGCGCATGTCGATCGACGAGCCGGTGCCGTCGCCGTGGTCGCGCGCATGCCCGGGTGCCACGCTGGGTGATCTGCTCGAACACTGCGCGGGTTTGGTCGCGCACCGCGAGTACTTCCTCGAGGTCGAACCGTTCGATGCCGAGGCGGTGCTCGAGCACGTCTGCCGTACGCCCCGCGACGGCCCACCGCGGCAGCGTGCGATCTACTCGGACCTCGGCTTCATGATCGTCGGCGCGTGGCTCGAGCGCGTGTACGACGATCGCCTCGACGCCGTGTTCGCCGATCGCATCGCGTATCCGCTGGGCATCGATCACACGCCGCTGCCCGGGCTCGGCTTCCGACGGCTGTTCGCGGAGTCAGGCCTGCCGGCTGCGCTCGAGCGTCGCATCGCGCCGACCGAGGTGTACGACGCCGAGCTGCACGGCGACGCACCGCCCAGCCACCTCCGCGTCCGCAGCGGTCGACCGCTCGCCCACGGCGCCGTGCACGATGACAACGCGTGGGTGATGGGCGGCGTCGCGGGCCATGCCGGCCTGTTCGGCGATGCGTGGTCGGTGCACGAGCTGTGTCGCGCCTGGCTGCACGCGAACCTCCCCGGCCTCGATCTCGCGACCCGCGATCGATTCTGGCGGCGCAGCACCGTGGCGGGCTCGACCCGCGCGCTCGGCTTCGACGGCCCCAGCCCCGACGGTTCGGGCAGCACCGGCGATGCGCTCACGTCCGACGCGGTCGGGCACACCGGCTACACCGGCACCAGCGTGTGGATCGATCCGTCGGCCCCGGGGGGTGCGCGGATCTTCGTGTTGCTCAGCAACCGCGTGCATCCGGTTCGCACCAACGACGCCATCAAGGCCTTCCGTCAGCGCTTCCATCGCGAAGCGATGGCGATCTAG